The Roseofilum reptotaenium CS-1145 genome includes the window ACACCAACTAAAACCACGCGATCCGGTTTACTCGTCATAGATTTCCTCTGTCAATCAATGGGTTCACTAAAGTTAGTTTTGGTTTATCACGAATGGAGTTAAACTAGCGTTGAGGGCAACCCATTAAAACCGCCCTTCATTTAAACCCTGGAGGGCGCTTGCTCCCTAAATAGCAGCCTCACTCTCTCTGGTTGGGAACAACTCAAGCTAGAGTTCAGCTCAGGTTTCCATTTTCAATATTCTGGAGGGAATTCTACCAGAATGGGATCATCCCCACAAGGCAAGTTTAGAGATTTGAGGGTTGTCCTCAATACCTATGCTACGGTGAATGGGGTCTTTAAGAAAACCTAATCCCAATTATTCCCTCTGAAAAGGGGCGCTTTTCGATAAAATAGTGGAATTGTCCCTCGCTTGCCTTGTGTGAGAGAGTGGAGGTGAGACTCCTGATAAAGGGTTTTAGAGTATATAGGGCGATCGCCTCATTGAGTCTGGATTAGATCTTACTCTTCAACTGTTGCTTGCAGAGTAGGATTGACCAGTGAGAATGGCTCGCTTACCGTACGTCTAGTCGCTTTGTCATCACTCTCGCCCACAGGACTTGGTAATGTTTCGGCAATTGGCCGATGTAAATGGGGAAAGGAGAAAATCAAGGAATGTATAAATCGAGTTTAACGGGTACAACCAATAGCAACCGTCTGTTTCGGTTTGAAGTGGTTGGTCTTAACCCAGGTAGTACTGGAAATATGAACGGTTCAGTTCGTTACAGTGGTAGCATCTTCATTACTGTGCCTTACAGCCGTATGAATCAGGAAATGAAGCGTATTTCTCGTCTAGGGGGCAAAATTGTCAAGATTGAGCCGCTTAATGGTGAGAATGCCCCATCGAGTACACCTTCAGGATCGAGTTCAGCTCCCCAAGGTAAGGTTCACAAGAAATCTGAAGATCAAAAGATTCCGATCAATATTTACCGCCCTAAAACTCCTTACGTTGGGAAATGTCTCAGTAATGAAAAATTGGTGGCTGAAGGCGGATTAGGGATGGTCCAACATTTGACGTTCGATCTGTCCCAAGGAGACCTGAAATATGTGGAAGGCCAAAGTATTGGTATTATTCCTCCCGGAGATGATGCCAATGGTAAGCCTCATAAATTACGGTTGTATTCGATCGCCTCTACTCGTCATGGAGATGATGAAGAGGATAAGACAGTTTCTCTGTGTGTTAGACAGCTTGAATATAAACAGCCAGAAACGGGAGAAACGGTTTATGGCGTTTGCTCGACTTACCTATGCAATCTTGAAGCCGGTGCAGATGTGGCTATCACTGGACCGGTGGGTAAGGAAATGCTCTTACCGGATGATGAGGAATCCACGGTTATTATGATGGGAACCGGAACTGGAATTGCTCCTTTCCGTGCTTATCTGTGGCGCATGTTTAAGGAACAGCATGAAGATTATAAGTTCCGGGGATTCGCTTGGTTGTTCTTTGGTATTCCTTATAGTCAAAATATTCTCTATCGGGAAGAGTTGGAGAAAATGCAGCAGGAATTTCCTGATAATTTCCGCCTAACTTATGCTATTAGCCGGGAACAGAAAAATCCCGAAGGTGGTAAAATGTATATTCAAGACCGGATTAAGGAAAATGCAGATGAGCTGTGGGAATTAGTTCAAAAACCGAATACCCATATCTATATGTGCGGTCTCAAAGGTATGGAACCGGGTATTGATGAAGGGATGTCTGTAGCTGCCGGAAAGTTTGGTGTTAACTGGGATGAGTACCGGAAACAACTGAAAAAAGAACATCGTTGGCATGTGGAAACTTACTAAAACTGACTAAGTTCTGCGATCTCTAGAAAGTAGGGGAGTCCTCTAGGGGGTTCCCCTATTTCTATAAGGACTGAGTACGGAATAGCGAGATATGGAGATCTGGAGACACGCGGAAAATTCCCTATTCCCTATTCCCTATTCCCTGTCTGATCGTCGATGGGTTTGGAGGTAAGAATTAAGCGGAGTTTGGCATGGATAAGGTTAAGTTGTGCGAGACCAAGATCCACATCACCTTGAACGACAATGCCGGTATGCAGGAGCCGGTCTAAGAGTTCTAGAATGGAGGTGCGATCGCTATTTTCACCTGGATAATATCCTTGTTTGGGCAATAGGGAGCCAATTTCCCCTAAATCAATGTTTAAGTCAGCCGGATCGATGTCAAAGATTTCGCATAAGTTGATAATCTGTTCTTCTAGACGCTGTAAACTTTCAGCCGCTCGATCTAATTCCTCTTCGCTTAGGCTACCCGAATCCATGCGCCGAATGACTTGAGCTTCCATCAGTTGGCGAATGAGTTCAACAACAGTGAGCAGTAAAGGTGCAAGTCCTGCGTCAGGGGAATGATCGGAAGAGGGAACCAGGGAAGAAGTCATGGAGGATTGAGTCGTACTGAAACCTTAGTTTACCTTACGACCTTTGACCTGTTGATTCCAATACTGCTTCTGGTAGTGTAAATATTGATTATGCCACTCCTGGAAGCGGCGATCGCCATCCCGAACCAACATTTTGCGATAGTCTTCTGAAGAAATATACTTGCTAGTCATAATAGTGAGTTCAGTAACTGACTACTGTTGTAACACTTTTAAGAGTCAAGTTACACTCTTGTCACGGTTCTATCGTACTGTTTACAGGACTTCTTACTTCTTTCTCCGTTCCCTTTCTCTGGCACTTTAAAGTATTTCTCTCCCAAAATACCCCATCTGTATATCCTTGAATCGATGCATCCTGCTCTGCTAATTGAAGTCGCTTTAATGCCCAACAACAATAGTCTTGATTTAATTCAATCCCCGCAAAGTTACGTTTGAGCTTTTTGGCCACCACGGCTGAAGTCCCACTCCCGAGAAATGGATCGAGTACCATATCATTGGGATTTGAACTTGCTAGAATCAGTTTAGCCATCAATTTTTCCGGTTTCTGTGTGGGATGATCGGTGTTTTCAGGCATTGACCAAAAGGGAATGCTAATATCTGTCCAAAGATTGGAAGGATGCGTTAATCTGAAGTGGCCATCTTCTTCTTCACTCCAGTCTTTGGGCTGACCATTTTTATGCCGATAGGGCGCAATCACTTTTCGTTTTTGCTTGACTAAATCTAGGTTAAATGTATACCGATCGGAAACGGTACAAAACCAAATATCTTCGGTGTTATTCTTCCAATTGGTTTTTGCCCCTCGTCCTTTTTCTCTCTCCCAGGTAATGCGATTGCGAAGATAAAATTCTTGCTCTAGGATAGGGGCAATTAATATCGAGGTTTTCCAGTCAGAGCAGACATAAAGAGTTGCTGTCGGCTTGAGGATGGGCTTGAGGATCTTGAGGACAGAACTGAACCAATCTTGATAGTCTCCTTGTTTTTTCTCGTTAAATGAATAGCCATGATAGTTTTTGGAAAGATTATAAGGGGGGTCTAGAACTAAAAGATCGACAAAGTTTTTGGGTAGATATTCACCAGCGATAAATAGATCTTGATGAATAACTTTGTCTTTTATCCGATCAATTGCTATCTGATGATCGAGAGAGAGCAAAGACTGACTGAATAGGGATAGCTCTTGCTCCGAGCATGTAAGTGTTCGATTGCGAGGGGCACGATTTTTCACGATCAAAATCTCAAAAAGACGAAGTACATGCAAGTATCTATTATAGGGTAGTGGATGTATGACACTTCTCTGTTCTCTAGAGTATAGCTTGAAGCCTTAGACCCTAAGCAATAGAGGCTATTCCTTATTCCCTATTCCCTCGCGCCAAGCGCTATATGGCAGTGGACAGAAAGGAATGGGTAAACTAGAGAGTAGGTCCGATCAGTCGCTAAAAATTTATGAACAAACATCTATGGAGTAAGAGTTTGGGTATGACGGTTGCCCTGGGGATAGGTTTCATAGTCGGTGGAGCAGAAAGCGCGATCGCCCAAGAAGTGCAAGGATGTTTTATGGTAACCTCTTCTGGACAATCGATTCCCTTAAGTGGCGTGTGTGAGGGGACTTCTGCTCCCCGTTCTCGTCCTGCGACTCCAGGAGTATTTCAAGCCCAAATTAAGCGCCGTTTGGGGGGAATTCCGGTGATTGAGGTGACCTTTAATGATCGCCACTCCTTTGAGATGATTGTGGATACGGGAGCCAGTGGTACTCTAATTACTCAGGAGATGGCGCAGAAACTGCAAATCGAGCCGGTTGATTCTGTCACCAGTACGATCGCAGACGGTTCTAGGGTGACCTTTCCCTTGGGTTATGTGAAGTCAATGGCTGTCCATGGAGCTGTTGTCAGGGATATTCCGGTGGCGATCGCCCCTCGGATGGCGATCGGTTTACTCGGCCATGATTTCTTTGGCAACTACGACGTACAAATTAAGCAAAATGTGGTTGAATTTCGACCTCGTTCTTAATGGGATGAGGGGATAGGGATCGGGAGACACACAGACGTGGCGACACAGAGATTCCCTATTCCCACTTCCCTAATCCCTATTCATGTTCCATCCAACGCAAATCAAGATCGTCCTCGTGCAGATGTTGCATGGGGAACCAAGGGGTATCGATTTGTTCTAACAGCCAACCTTCCCAGTCAGAAAGGCGATATTTAAGAACCGTGGGATCGGGACGGACTTCAAGCTTCTGTTTCCATCCTTCATGAATTTCCGTATGCCAATCCACTGTTAACAGTCGGATTTTAAGCTGTTTAATCGTAGTCATGATTTCCGAAAATCCATAGGTTTCGGCGGTATTTTCTACGCCGTCTCCCTGTCCACTGGCAGTTCCCCATTCGTTGATCAAGGCAACCAGTTGTCCGATAGAGCCAGGTTCCCGGAAAACGGCAATAAAGGTATAACGAGTGATGGAGTGGTCTTGTTTCTTAATTCTAAAGAGTTTGATTAAATGGGGGCGGTAGTCAAACAAGAGCCGGATAATAACATTAACCCCCATGGTTGAACCGGCTGCACTCGCTGGAATCACTCTAATTGCGGTCACGTTTCCCTCCTAAGATTTAGTTTAATAAGTGAGTTGTTTAAGTTGACTTAGCTATCGATTGGTCTAAAGATGAGGTTTGGGGAACCTCTATATCCGTCTGGATCCGGTTTGTACACAAGGGTCTCTAGAGGAGCTAATCCCACCAGAGCTGAATGCAAACACGATTCTAACTTTAGCTGCACCAACTTGCAATCAATCGTTGTTGGCTCTAGAAGGCGATAAATATACCGCATACGGACATGAACAGTCATCATCGCTAGCGCGATAGTGCTACAGATCGCTGGTGCGATCGCCACTGAATTATCTTGCCTTAATTGTAAATTTTTGTAAAGTTTGCATAAAATTATGCCTTCAAATCTGAGAACCCTATAGAGGGGATCTGTGTATGCCCCTTTAATTTCCTGTAATTTAGGACAAGGAAAGGTGAGATCAGACAGTCCGGAGGTAACAGACGTGGCGAAACTGGTGGTTTTAGAACTTGAAGGCAGTTTGAGTGAGGACGGCTTTCGAGTGCGGCTACAAATGGGGGAAGAAGGAAAACGCCCCGATCTAGACATATCAGGATACTTACCGTCTGAACCCGATCTAGCGCAGTTGGTACAAAGCCATTGGATAGACAAGTATCGCCCTTTAGGACTCCTCAATACAAGGGGGTTAAAGCCAAAAGCCATCAAATACGATGGAGTGATCAGTCCGCTGAAAGCCTGTGAAGAATCAGGTACTCAAGTGTGCGATCGCCTGAATCAATGGCTCTGCTCCCCTGATTTCCGGGACATCGACCTTCAGATCCGAGAGGAACTCAACTATAGCGATCCCATTCGCTTTATTCTGCGCACCACATGCAATGATTTGCAAAAGCTGCCTTGGCACAGTTGGAATCTCTTCTCCAGATACAAGAGTGCAGAAATCTCTTTCAGCGATCCTGAGTTTAGACGATCCGATCCCCTGAACTCCACTCCACCGGGAAAAGTCAGAATTTTAGCTATTTTAGGACATAGAGAAGGCATTGACACCGAAAAAGACTGCCAAATCCTCAACTCACTTCCCCACGCAAATGTCACCTTTCTTATCGAACCGAAACGATCCGAAATCAACGACCAATTATGGGAACAACCCTGGGATATCCTCTTCTTTGCTGGACACAGTGAAACCGATGGCGAAACGGGCAAAATTTATATTAACCCCAACCAATATTTAACCGTCGATCAAATCTGGTTTGGTCTACGAAAATCCGTCGCACAAGGCTTAAAACTTGCCATTTTCAACTCCTGTGATGGCTTAGGGTTAGCCCGCAGATTGGATGATGTACAGATTCCCCAAATGATTGTCATGCGCGACTATGTTCCCGATCAAGTCGCCCAGAAATTCCTCAAGTCATTTTTGCTTAATTTTTCCCAAGGATACTCGTTTGAAGTTGCAGTCCGACAAGCCAGAGAAAAGCTACAAGGACTAGAAGATCAAATTCCTTGCGCAACTTGGTTACCCGTCATTTGGCAGCATCCTGACTACATCTCCCCCACCTGGGATGATTTAGTCGGACAAGCACTTCCCTCTTCTTTGTCTTGGCAAAAAGCCTTAAAAATCACCCTATGCCTCTCCATAGCAGTAACTACCCTGGTGATGGGGGTACGGTCTTCGGGCTTCTTGGAACCGATGGAACTGAGAGCATTCGATCAATTAATGCGATCGCGCCCTGTAGAACAACCCGATCCTCGTCTTCTCATCGTGGGAGTTACTGAAGAGGATATAGAATTATACGATCATCCTTTACCCGATCGCACGTTAGCAGAGATTATAGATAAGCTAGACGCTCATCAACCGGCAGCGATCGGCTTAAATATTTATCGAGATAAACCTGTTCCAGTAAACTCTGCCGATCAAACCATGAATCAGCATTTTCGACAGAATAAAAAATTAGTGAGTATATGCAAATTTGAGTACAATAACGATCCGAATACCAGTATTGAACCACCCGATCATAGTCCACAAAAGCAAGTAGGATTTGTTAATTTATGGACCGATCAACACAATCCATATACTTCAGGGATGATCCGCCGATATACGTTGTCTCAAACGGATCATATGATCCCTCCTTTTTATCACTGTAAAACTCCTT containing:
- the petH gene encoding ferredoxin--NADP reductase, which codes for MYKSSLTGTTNSNRLFRFEVVGLNPGSTGNMNGSVRYSGSIFITVPYSRMNQEMKRISRLGGKIVKIEPLNGENAPSSTPSGSSSAPQGKVHKKSEDQKIPINIYRPKTPYVGKCLSNEKLVAEGGLGMVQHLTFDLSQGDLKYVEGQSIGIIPPGDDANGKPHKLRLYSIASTRHGDDEEDKTVSLCVRQLEYKQPETGETVYGVCSTYLCNLEAGADVAITGPVGKEMLLPDDEESTVIMMGTGTGIAPFRAYLWRMFKEQHEDYKFRGFAWLFFGIPYSQNILYREELEKMQQEFPDNFRLTYAISREQKNPEGGKMYIQDRIKENADELWELVQKPNTHIYMCGLKGMEPGIDEGMSVAAGKFGVNWDEYRKQLKKEHRWHVETY
- a CDS encoding gas vesicle protein K, which codes for MTSSLVPSSDHSPDAGLAPLLLTVVELIRQLMEAQVIRRMDSGSLSEEELDRAAESLQRLEEQIINLCEIFDIDPADLNIDLGEIGSLLPKQGYYPGENSDRTSILELLDRLLHTGIVVQGDVDLGLAQLNLIHAKLRLILTSKPIDDQTGNRE
- a CDS encoding DNA-methyltransferase — protein: MKNRAPRNRTLTCSEQELSLFSQSLLSLDHQIAIDRIKDKVIHQDLFIAGEYLPKNFVDLLVLDPPYNLSKNYHGYSFNEKKQGDYQDWFSSVLKILKPILKPTATLYVCSDWKTSILIAPILEQEFYLRNRITWEREKGRGAKTNWKNNTEDIWFCTVSDRYTFNLDLVKQKRKVIAPYRHKNGQPKDWSEEEDGHFRLTHPSNLWTDISIPFWSMPENTDHPTQKPEKLMAKLILASSNPNDMVLDPFLGSGTSAVVAKKLKRNFAGIELNQDYCCWALKRLQLAEQDASIQGYTDGVFWERNTLKCQRKGTEKEVRSPVNSTIEP
- a CDS encoding retropepsin-like aspartic protease family protein — translated: MNKHLWSKSLGMTVALGIGFIVGGAESAIAQEVQGCFMVTSSGQSIPLSGVCEGTSAPRSRPATPGVFQAQIKRRLGGIPVIEVTFNDRHSFEMIVDTGASGTLITQEMAQKLQIEPVDSVTSTIADGSRVTFPLGYVKSMAVHGAVVRDIPVAIAPRMAIGLLGHDFFGNYDVQIKQNVVEFRPRS
- a CDS encoding CHASE2 domain-containing protein, whose protein sequence is MRSDSPEVTDVAKLVVLELEGSLSEDGFRVRLQMGEEGKRPDLDISGYLPSEPDLAQLVQSHWIDKYRPLGLLNTRGLKPKAIKYDGVISPLKACEESGTQVCDRLNQWLCSPDFRDIDLQIREELNYSDPIRFILRTTCNDLQKLPWHSWNLFSRYKSAEISFSDPEFRRSDPLNSTPPGKVRILAILGHREGIDTEKDCQILNSLPHANVTFLIEPKRSEINDQLWEQPWDILFFAGHSETDGETGKIYINPNQYLTVDQIWFGLRKSVAQGLKLAIFNSCDGLGLARRLDDVQIPQMIVMRDYVPDQVAQKFLKSFLLNFSQGYSFEVAVRQAREKLQGLEDQIPCATWLPVIWQHPDYISPTWDDLVGQALPSSLSWQKALKITLCLSIAVTTLVMGVRSSGFLEPMELRAFDQLMRSRPVEQPDPRLLIVGVTEEDIELYDHPLPDRTLAEIIDKLDAHQPAAIGLNIYRDKPVPVNSADQTMNQHFRQNKKLVSICKFEYNNDPNTSIEPPDHSPQKQVGFVNLWTDQHNPYTSGMIRRYTLSQTDHMIPPFYHCKTPYSLAFQLAWKYLSSNGVVVQANSQEDWQFGQKVFTSLKRGRPGYYQSDLPSEQILINYRSTPTREIAQRISADDVLNNNFEPSWIKDKIILIGMTAESVRDPQHTPLGIMRGLDIHAHVTSQIISSVLDDRPLFWSLTWWQDAFFVWIWSMVGAITTLDIS